One part of the Streptomyces lienomycini genome encodes these proteins:
- a CDS encoding CapA family protein, which yields MITRSRQVALVLTALLTAGAACQARDHEPPKPPAPAPPAAAEGAFTLVASGDVLPHDSIIERARFDAGGTGYDFRPMLAGARPVVSRADLALCHMETIYGANGDYSGYPLFKSPPEVAEALAATGYDGCSTASNHSVDDGADGVRRTLDALDRAGVRHAGTARTEAESDTATVLRAGRAQVAHLAYTLHTNGHPLPADQPWAVGLIDEARIVADARAARKAGADVVVVSLHWGTEWQDAPDRDQLDLARSLTAARTGDRPDIDLILGTHAHVPQAYEKVNGTWVVYGMGDQIAGEMVNDTGARDPRGNQSTIGRFTFAPPDRAGERWKVTKAEFVPQLFDVDAGRVVNLNQALAEGAEVRAVRDRVRDVVLSRGAAEDGLVMGK from the coding sequence ATGATCACACGCAGTCGGCAGGTGGCCCTGGTCCTGACCGCCCTCCTCACCGCGGGTGCGGCCTGCCAGGCCCGCGACCACGAGCCGCCGAAACCCCCGGCGCCGGCCCCGCCCGCCGCGGCCGAAGGCGCCTTCACCCTGGTCGCCTCCGGGGACGTGCTCCCGCACGACTCGATCATCGAGCGGGCCCGCTTCGACGCCGGCGGCACCGGCTACGACTTCCGCCCCATGCTCGCCGGCGCCCGGCCCGTCGTCTCGCGCGCCGACCTCGCCCTGTGCCACATGGAGACCATCTACGGCGCGAACGGCGACTACAGCGGCTACCCCCTCTTCAAGTCCCCGCCCGAGGTGGCCGAGGCGCTGGCCGCGACCGGCTACGACGGCTGCTCCACCGCCTCCAACCACAGCGTCGACGACGGCGCGGACGGCGTCCGCCGCACCCTGGACGCCCTCGACCGGGCGGGCGTACGGCACGCCGGCACGGCCCGCACCGAGGCCGAGTCGGACACCGCGACGGTGCTGCGCGCGGGCCGGGCCCAGGTCGCCCACCTCGCCTACACCCTCCACACCAACGGCCACCCGCTGCCCGCGGACCAGCCCTGGGCGGTCGGCCTGATCGACGAGGCACGCATCGTGGCGGACGCGCGGGCCGCCCGGAAGGCCGGCGCGGACGTCGTCGTCGTGTCGCTGCACTGGGGCACCGAGTGGCAGGACGCGCCCGACCGGGACCAGTTGGACCTCGCCCGGAGCCTGACCGCCGCGCGTACCGGCGACCGCCCCGACATCGACCTGATCCTCGGCACCCACGCCCACGTCCCGCAGGCCTACGAGAAGGTCAACGGCACCTGGGTGGTCTACGGCATGGGGGACCAGATCGCGGGCGAGATGGTCAACGACACGGGCGCCCGCGATCCGCGCGGCAACCAGTCGACCATCGGCCGCTTCACCTTCGCCCCGCCCGACCGGGCCGGCGAACGCTGGAAGGTGACGAAGGCCGAGTTCGTCCCGCAGCTCTTCGACGTCGACGCCGGCCGGGTGGTGAACCTCAACCAGGCGCTGGCCGAGGGTGCCGAGGTGCGCGCCGTGCGCGACCGCGTCCGCGACGTGGTGCTCAGCCGGGGCGCCGCCGAGGACGGCCTGGTGATGGGGAAGTAG
- a CDS encoding lipase maturation factor family protein, producing the protein MEWFTAPDYWLGRLVFQRALAVMYLVAFLTAALQFRALLGERGLTPVPRFVERVPFRRAPSLFQWRYSDRLFAGCAWAGCAVSAALAAGVDALLPLWGAMLLWLVPWALYLSIVNVGQTWYAFGWESLLLETGFVAVFLGNDEVAPPVVVLFLLRWLLFRVEFGAGLIKMRGDECWRKLTCLDYHHETQPMPGPLSWFFHHLPRPLHRVEVAANHVTQLVVPFLLFAPHPVATAAAALMIATQLWLVLSGNFAWLNWITIVLALSVVRFPADPPSVPAAPLWYVVVVLAVAALLLFLSHRPVRNMISRRQVMNRSFDSLHLVNTYGAFGSVSRVRYEVVIEGTSDEVARKDGDWREYEFKGKPGDPRRRPRQFAPYHLRLDWLMWFAALSPSYAGPWFATFVERLLENDRATLRLLRRSPFPPDAPPRFIRARLFRYRYTTWRELRETGACWERTYVREYLPPTRLTTSG; encoded by the coding sequence GTGGAGTGGTTCACCGCCCCCGACTACTGGCTGGGCCGGCTGGTCTTCCAGCGGGCGCTGGCCGTGATGTACCTGGTCGCGTTCCTGACGGCGGCCCTGCAGTTCCGGGCGCTGCTCGGCGAGCGCGGTCTGACGCCCGTGCCCCGCTTCGTCGAGCGGGTGCCGTTCCGGCGGGCGCCGAGCCTGTTCCAGTGGCGCTACTCGGACCGCCTGTTCGCGGGCTGCGCCTGGGCGGGCTGCGCGGTGTCGGCGGCGCTGGCGGCGGGGGTGGACGCGCTGCTTCCGCTGTGGGGCGCGATGCTGCTGTGGCTGGTGCCGTGGGCGCTGTACCTCTCGATCGTCAACGTCGGACAGACCTGGTACGCGTTCGGCTGGGAGTCGCTGCTGCTGGAGACCGGTTTCGTCGCGGTCTTCCTCGGCAACGACGAGGTGGCGCCGCCGGTCGTGGTCCTGTTCCTGCTGCGCTGGCTGCTGTTCCGGGTGGAGTTCGGGGCGGGGCTGATCAAGATGCGGGGCGACGAGTGCTGGCGGAAGCTGACCTGCCTGGATTACCACCACGAGACCCAGCCGATGCCGGGCCCGCTGAGCTGGTTCTTCCACCACCTCCCCCGGCCCCTGCACCGCGTGGAGGTGGCCGCGAACCACGTCACCCAGTTGGTGGTGCCGTTCCTGCTGTTCGCCCCGCACCCGGTCGCGACGGCCGCCGCGGCGCTGATGATCGCGACCCAGCTGTGGCTGGTACTCTCGGGCAACTTCGCCTGGCTGAACTGGATCACCATCGTGCTGGCCCTGTCGGTGGTCCGCTTCCCTGCCGACCCGCCGTCCGTGCCGGCCGCGCCGCTCTGGTACGTGGTCGTGGTCCTGGCGGTGGCGGCGCTGCTGCTGTTCCTGAGCCACCGGCCGGTCCGCAACATGATCTCCCGCCGCCAGGTGATGAACCGCTCCTTCGACTCGCTCCACCTGGTCAACACCTACGGCGCCTTCGGCTCGGTGAGCCGGGTCCGGTACGAGGTGGTGATCGAGGGGACGTCCGACGAGGTGGCCCGGAAGGACGGCGACTGGCGGGAGTACGAGTTCAAGGGCAAGCCCGGTGATCCGCGCCGCCGGCCGCGCCAGTTCGCGCCGTACCATCTGCGCCTGGACTGGCTGATGTGGTTCGCCGCGCTGTCGCCCTCGTACGCCGGGCCGTGGTTCGCCACCTTCGTGGAACGGCTGCTGGAGAACGACCGGGCCACGCTGAGGCTGCTGCGCCGCTCCCCGTTTCCGCCCGACGCCCCGCCGCGCTTCATCCGCGCCCGGCTGTTCCGGTACCGGTACACGACCTGGCGGGAGCTGCGGGAGACGGGCGCGTGCTGGGAGCGGACGTATGTGCGGGAGTACCTGCCGCCGACCCGGCTCACCACGTCGGGGTGA
- a CDS encoding sigma-70 family RNA polymerase sigma factor, protein MTAGITLTDTANGTTAEHELAALQREHGRPLFALLLRLSDGDRQRAEDLVQETLVRAWQHPEALRADDFDSVRPWLLTVARRLAIDARRARQARPREVGDAVLENARVCADHAERAAAALDVREAVKTLTPEHREVLVLVYFQGASVAEAATALGIPPGTVKSRAYYALRAMRRVLPGYAADLR, encoded by the coding sequence ATGACGGCCGGAATCACCCTGACGGACACAGCGAACGGGACGACCGCCGAGCACGAGCTCGCCGCACTGCAACGCGAGCACGGCCGGCCGCTCTTCGCGCTGCTCCTGCGGCTCAGCGACGGCGACCGGCAACGCGCCGAGGACCTGGTGCAGGAGACCCTGGTCCGCGCCTGGCAGCACCCCGAGGCCCTGCGCGCCGACGACTTCGACTCCGTACGGCCCTGGCTCCTCACCGTGGCCCGGCGCCTCGCGATCGACGCCCGCCGCGCCCGCCAGGCGCGTCCCCGGGAGGTCGGCGACGCCGTGCTGGAGAACGCGCGCGTGTGCGCGGATCACGCCGAGCGGGCCGCCGCGGCCCTCGATGTGCGCGAGGCTGTGAAGACACTCACTCCCGAGCACCGTGAAGTCCTGGTACTGGTGTACTTCCAGGGGGCGAGTGTGGCGGAAGCCGCGACGGCCCTCGGCATCCCACCCGGTACCGTGAAGTCCCGCGCGTACTACGCGCTGCGCGCCATGCGCAGGGTGCTACCGGGATACGCCGCCGACCTGCGGTGA
- a CDS encoding zf-HC2 domain-containing protein has translation MRSLEGHGDVGAYALGVLDEADAFRFEDHLVECPRCAAQVTEFGPATRQLMLYRQATPRIVHPLTRPGPRLLDRLLSEVAARHQTGRRRMLYAVAAAVVCAVAGPGAVLYAHQGGPAAALSATDARSGVWARVTAEDETWGTDVRVEVRDGAGPRSCRLVAVGRDGSEQTITSWKVPGNGARPHTVRGGAALHPDQIARYEVRTAAGEHLVTLPTG, from the coding sequence ATGAGGTCCCTGGAAGGGCATGGCGACGTCGGCGCCTACGCGCTCGGCGTGCTGGACGAGGCGGACGCGTTCCGCTTCGAGGACCACCTCGTGGAGTGCCCCCGGTGCGCGGCCCAGGTGACCGAGTTCGGCCCCGCCACCCGCCAGTTGATGCTCTACCGGCAGGCGACACCCCGCATCGTGCACCCCCTGACCAGGCCGGGACCGCGCCTGCTCGACCGGCTGCTGTCCGAGGTAGCCGCACGTCACCAAACCGGCCGCAGACGGATGCTGTACGCCGTCGCCGCGGCCGTCGTGTGCGCCGTGGCCGGACCCGGCGCCGTGCTGTACGCGCACCAGGGCGGCCCGGCGGCGGCGCTCTCGGCGACCGACGCCCGTTCCGGGGTGTGGGCGCGGGTCACGGCCGAGGACGAGACCTGGGGCACGGACGTGCGCGTCGAGGTCAGGGACGGGGCCGGCCCGCGCTCGTGCCGGCTCGTGGCCGTGGGCCGCGACGGTTCGGAGCAGACGATCACCAGCTGGAAGGTCCCCGGGAACGGGGCGCGGCCGCACACCGTGCGCGGGGGCGCCGCCCTGCATCCGGACCAGATCGCCCGCTACGAGGTGCGGACCGCGGCCGGAGAGCACCTGGTGACGCTGCCGACCGGATGA
- a CDS encoding Fpg/Nei family DNA glycosylase produces MPELPEVEALRDFLTEHLTGREIVRVLPVAISVLKTYDPPLTALEGHRVAGVHRYGKFLDVETAGGPHLVTHLARAGWLHWKDSLPSGLPRPGKGPLALRVALETGAGFDLTEAGTQKRLAVYVVSDPEQVPGVARLGPDPLADDFDEARFAALLDGERRQLKGALRDQSLIAGVGNAYSDEVLHAARMSPFKLAASLTDEETARLYAALRVTLTEAVERSRGVAAGRLKAEKKSGLRVHGRTGEPCPVCGDTVREVSFSDSSLQYCPTCQTGGRPLADRRMSRLLK; encoded by the coding sequence ATGCCAGAACTGCCCGAGGTCGAGGCGCTCCGCGACTTCCTGACCGAACACCTCACCGGCCGTGAGATCGTCCGGGTCCTGCCCGTGGCGATCAGCGTCCTGAAGACGTACGACCCGCCGCTCACGGCGCTGGAGGGCCACCGGGTGGCCGGCGTGCACCGCTACGGCAAGTTCCTCGACGTCGAGACCGCCGGCGGCCCGCACCTGGTGACCCATCTGGCCCGGGCCGGCTGGCTGCACTGGAAGGACAGCCTGCCCAGCGGCCTGCCGAGGCCCGGCAAGGGGCCGCTCGCGCTGCGCGTCGCCCTGGAGACCGGCGCGGGCTTCGACCTGACGGAGGCGGGCACGCAGAAGCGGCTCGCGGTGTACGTCGTGAGCGATCCGGAGCAGGTGCCGGGGGTGGCCCGGCTCGGGCCCGACCCGCTCGCCGACGACTTCGACGAGGCGCGCTTCGCCGCCCTCCTGGACGGTGAACGGCGGCAGCTCAAGGGCGCCCTGCGTGACCAGAGCCTGATCGCGGGCGTGGGGAACGCGTACAGCGACGAGGTCCTGCACGCCGCCAGGATGTCCCCCTTCAAGCTGGCCGCCTCCCTGACCGACGAGGAGACCGCACGGCTGTACGCGGCCCTGCGCGTCACGCTCACCGAGGCCGTGGAACGCTCCCGGGGTGTCGCCGCCGGACGGCTGAAGGCCGAGAAGAAGAGCGGGCTGCGGGTCCACGGCCGCACCGGAGAGCCCTGCCCGGTGTGCGGCGACACCGTCCGCGAGGTGTCCTTCAGCGACTCCTCGCTCCAGTACTGCCCGACCTGCCAGACCGGCGGCAGACCGCTGGCCGATCGCAGGATGTCCCGGCTGCTGAAGTGA
- a CDS encoding universal stress protein — translation MTEQHSHQFERGTDGPKVIVAGVDGSDSSLRAAAYAGGLARRQGALLAVVYVQPVLAGGATLGASVAETTDEIAAELVAQIREATERVKGIFDVRWEFHTFRGDPYSGLVQTADQLKADAVVVGASEQAGHRFVGSVAVRLVKAGRWPVTVVP, via the coding sequence GTGACGGAACAGCACTCCCATCAGTTCGAACGCGGCACGGACGGTCCCAAGGTGATCGTCGCCGGTGTGGACGGCTCCGACTCCTCGCTGCGGGCCGCGGCCTACGCCGGCGGTCTGGCCAGGCGGCAGGGCGCCCTGCTGGCGGTGGTCTACGTGCAGCCGGTGCTGGCGGGGGGTGCGACGCTGGGGGCGTCGGTGGCGGAGACGACCGACGAGATCGCCGCGGAGCTGGTGGCCCAGATCCGGGAGGCGACCGAGCGGGTCAAGGGGATATTCGACGTTCGCTGGGAGTTCCACACGTTCCGCGGCGACCCGTACAGCGGGCTGGTGCAGACGGCCGACCAGCTGAAGGCCGACGCGGTGGTGGTGGGCGCCTCCGAGCAGGCCGGCCACCGGTTCGTCGGCTCCGTCGCGGTGCGGCTGGTGAAGGCGGGACGCTGGCCGGTGACCGTGGTGCCGTAG
- a CDS encoding alpha/beta fold hydrolase, whose translation MTTASDLRFFASADGDLAYRDTGAGDPVVLLHSGFTDHRVFDDQIPALAREYRVIAPDVRGHGASANATRPFRWADDLAALLRHLDAGPAVLVGVSMGGAIATDTVVEYPELVRAVVACGASTSEFEYTDPWVRQVLADQERALGAGDVEGWLTAFLRFVPGPHRTLDDVDPDVLRRVREMALGTLSKHTPDEENHHVPLTDTWSRVPKIDVPVLTVNGALDAPDLVAEAERLARTVPDGRSATVDGVGHYPNMERPEVFREIVTGFLRGL comes from the coding sequence ATGACTACCGCTTCGGACCTCCGCTTCTTCGCCTCCGCCGACGGTGACCTCGCCTACCGCGACACCGGCGCGGGAGACCCGGTCGTCCTGCTGCACTCGGGGTTCACCGACCACCGCGTGTTCGACGACCAGATCCCGGCCCTGGCCCGCGAGTACCGCGTGATCGCCCCCGACGTCCGCGGTCACGGCGCCTCCGCCAACGCGACCCGGCCGTTCCGCTGGGCGGACGACCTCGCCGCGCTGCTGCGCCACCTCGACGCCGGACCGGCGGTGCTCGTCGGTGTGTCGATGGGCGGCGCCATCGCCACCGACACGGTCGTCGAGTACCCGGAACTGGTCCGCGCGGTGGTCGCCTGCGGAGCCTCCACCAGCGAGTTCGAGTACACCGACCCGTGGGTGCGCCAGGTGCTGGCCGACCAGGAACGCGCCCTGGGCGCGGGCGACGTCGAGGGCTGGCTCACGGCGTTCCTGCGCTTCGTGCCGGGGCCGCACCGCACCCTCGACGACGTCGACCCGGACGTGCTGCGCAGGGTGCGCGAGATGGCGCTGGGCACCCTCTCCAAGCACACCCCGGACGAGGAGAACCACCACGTGCCGCTCACCGACACCTGGTCCCGCGTCCCGAAGATCGACGTGCCGGTCCTCACCGTCAACGGCGCGCTGGACGCGCCCGACCTGGTCGCCGAGGCGGAACGGCTCGCCCGTACGGTCCCGGACGGCCGCTCCGCCACCGTCGACGGCGTCGGGCACTACCCGAACATGGAGCGGCCCGAGGTCTTCCGGGAGATCGTCACCGGCTTCCTGCGCGGCCTCTAA
- a CDS encoding SpoIIE family protein phosphatase, whose translation MSDRGASAPSLPDDWPAHPDPILALNRMGSFDWDLDAGLFHMDAQAHEVFDLRPEEYDGRPESLSLRVPTAESRRMDTIVARAMKDGSENYGTYFRLRRRDGTLRWTHTQGYIRRDETGRPRRIIGIVRDATQEIDEIAANRDQAALDEARRRLTNVVQLATAALAHARTVDDVIEVLRDTHGLTRLGATSLVMGLVEAGRIRLVADGPDNSFVPGTRITRIDEPYPMSEAVRTLSPRFIESPEDFAERYPRLWKDITHLDITSAAYLPLIAQARPIGAIGLLYSDRRGFSPEDRNVLVALGSGIAQSLQRAMLYEQEMDLAEGLQQAMLPRTIPSVPGCDVAVRYRAASIGGSVGRDIGGDWYDVIPLPGGRVGAVIGDVQGHDTHAAAVMGQLRIVLRAYAAEGHPPATVMARASVFLHELDTDRFATCLYAEVDLGTGVVQVVRAGHIDPLVRLGDGTCRLVRVEGGLPLGLSAEFGRLAYPVATLELDPGSTLLLCTDGLVEQPGADLDEGMDVLTALIGAGPQDVRDLADRLIDVAEERRGDDDVALLLLRRHGLGAPRTFGRVQQHVSPGDPEGLTEARHMIRAAVRSWGAGGQSDEIELVADELMTNALMHTEGSAIVTLRLLTGTDRRLRVEVEDSSSALPRRREAGDDGVSGRGLLLVETLADEWGVEARGGGKCVWSEFVVAHGTG comes from the coding sequence ATGTCTGATCGGGGAGCGAGCGCCCCGTCACTCCCGGACGACTGGCCCGCCCACCCGGACCCGATCCTGGCGCTCAACCGCATGGGCAGCTTCGACTGGGACCTGGACGCCGGACTGTTCCACATGGACGCCCAGGCCCACGAGGTGTTCGACCTGCGCCCGGAGGAGTACGACGGGCGCCCCGAGTCGCTGTCGCTGCGCGTGCCCACGGCGGAGAGCCGCCGCATGGACACCATCGTCGCCCGGGCCATGAAGGACGGCAGCGAGAACTACGGCACCTACTTCCGGCTGCGCCGCCGCGACGGCACCCTGCGCTGGACCCACACCCAGGGCTACATCCGCCGCGACGAGACCGGCCGCCCCCGCCGGATCATCGGCATCGTCCGCGACGCCACGCAGGAGATCGACGAGATCGCGGCCAACCGCGACCAGGCCGCACTCGACGAGGCCCGCCGCCGGCTCACCAACGTCGTCCAGCTCGCCACCGCCGCCCTCGCGCACGCCCGCACGGTCGACGACGTCATCGAGGTCCTGCGGGACACCCACGGCCTCACCCGGCTCGGCGCCACCAGCCTGGTGATGGGTCTGGTCGAGGCCGGGCGCATCCGGCTGGTCGCCGACGGCCCCGACAACAGCTTCGTCCCCGGCACCCGGATCACCCGGATCGACGAGCCGTACCCGATGAGCGAGGCCGTACGGACCCTCAGCCCCCGCTTCATCGAGTCGCCGGAGGACTTCGCGGAGCGCTATCCCCGGCTGTGGAAGGACATCACCCACCTCGACATCACCTCGGCCGCCTACCTGCCGCTGATCGCCCAGGCCCGGCCGATCGGCGCCATCGGCCTGCTCTACAGCGACCGGCGCGGCTTCTCCCCCGAGGACCGCAACGTCCTCGTCGCGCTCGGCTCCGGCATCGCGCAGAGCCTCCAGCGGGCCATGCTCTACGAGCAGGAGATGGACCTCGCCGAGGGCCTCCAGCAGGCCATGCTGCCGCGCACCATCCCCAGCGTGCCCGGCTGCGACGTCGCCGTCCGCTACCGGGCGGCCTCCATCGGGGGCTCCGTCGGCCGGGACATCGGCGGCGACTGGTACGACGTGATCCCGCTGCCCGGCGGCCGCGTCGGCGCGGTGATCGGCGACGTCCAGGGACACGACACGCACGCCGCCGCCGTCATGGGCCAGCTGCGCATCGTGCTGCGCGCCTACGCCGCCGAGGGCCACCCGCCGGCCACGGTGATGGCCCGGGCCTCCGTCTTCCTGCACGAACTCGACACGGACCGCTTCGCCACCTGCCTGTACGCGGAGGTCGACCTGGGCACCGGCGTGGTCCAGGTGGTGCGCGCCGGACACATCGACCCCCTGGTGCGGCTCGGCGACGGCACCTGCCGCCTCGTCCGTGTCGAGGGCGGGCTGCCGCTCGGCCTGTCCGCCGAGTTCGGGCGCCTCGCCTACCCGGTCGCCACCCTCGAACTGGACCCGGGCAGCACCCTGCTGCTGTGCACCGACGGCCTGGTCGAGCAGCCCGGCGCCGACCTCGACGAGGGCATGGACGTCCTCACGGCGCTGATCGGCGCCGGGCCGCAGGACGTCCGGGACCTGGCCGACCGGCTCATCGACGTGGCCGAGGAGCGCCGCGGCGACGACGACGTCGCGCTGCTCCTGCTGCGCCGCCACGGCCTGGGCGCCCCCCGGACCTTCGGGCGGGTCCAGCAGCACGTGTCCCCGGGCGACCCGGAGGGTCTCACCGAGGCGCGGCACATGATCCGCGCGGCGGTCCGTTCCTGGGGGGCCGGCGGCCAGAGCGACGAGATCGAACTGGTCGCCGACGAGCTGATGACGAACGCCCTCATGCACACCGAGGGCTCCGCGATCGTGACCCTGCGGCTGCTCACCGGGACCGACCGGCGGCTGCGGGTCGAGGTCGAGGACTCCTCCAGCGCCCTGCCGCGCCGCCGCGAGGCCGGGGACGACGGGGTCTCCGGGCGGGGGCTGCTCCTGGTCGAGACGCTCGCCGACGAGTGGGGCGTGGAGGCGCGCGGCGGCGGCAAGTGCGTGTGGTCCGAGTTCGTGGTGGCCCACGGCACCGGCTGA
- a CDS encoding MarR family winged helix-turn-helix transcriptional regulator → MKDIDAPLPPDALAQRLTEVYDLVGPLYRRAQRGVEQGLAADGLSVGVRAVLTMLRRGGPMTVPQMGRAQAISRQFVQRMVNDAAARELVESIPNPAHRRSSLIRLTARGRETIDEVLDREHRLLREVGRDLTDADVTTCLRVLGAMLTALDPVDDA, encoded by the coding sequence GTGAAGGACATCGACGCACCCCTCCCCCCGGACGCGCTCGCACAGCGGCTCACCGAGGTGTACGACCTCGTCGGCCCCCTCTACCGGCGCGCGCAGCGCGGCGTCGAGCAGGGCCTGGCCGCCGACGGTCTGTCCGTGGGCGTCCGCGCCGTGCTGACGATGCTGCGGCGCGGCGGGCCGATGACCGTGCCGCAGATGGGCCGGGCCCAGGCGATCAGCCGTCAGTTCGTGCAGCGGATGGTCAACGACGCGGCGGCCCGGGAACTGGTGGAGAGCATCCCGAACCCGGCGCACCGCCGGTCCTCGCTGATCCGGCTCACCGCCCGGGGCCGGGAGACGATCGACGAGGTCCTCGACCGCGAGCACCGGCTGCTGCGCGAGGTCGGCCGGGACCTCACGGACGCCGACGTCACCACCTGCCTGCGGGTGCTCGGGGCCATGCTGACGGCCCTCGACCCCGTGGACGACGCATGA
- a CDS encoding amino acid permease, translating into MARFRAGEGVLRRKPIEHIEETEGGGGLVRSLGLWQLTAIGVGGIIGAGIFTLAGTVANGTAGPAVLISFLIAGVASAAAALSYAEFAGLIPKAGSAYTYGYAVLGELVGWFIGWDLLLEYTAIVAVVAIGISGYFSFLVGEMGADLPNWMLGAPGTGDGHRVDLFAAVLCLLIAYLLTLGIRNAARFEMVVVVLKVLVVLLVIGVGVFHINTSNYHPFFPFGVGGAFTGAATVFFAVFGYDAMSTAAEESKDAQRHMPKAIIYSLIISMVLYVAACLVLTGMQNYKSIDPESGFSTAFKSVGLGSLADVIAVGAIIGILTVMFTFMLGVTRVWFSMSRDGLLPKWFAKTHPTRHVPTRVTWIVGFASAAIAGFLPIGEAAELTNIGILLAFVVVCAAVIVLRYRQPDLPRTFRTPWMPFVPALGIVFSLWLITFLQWQTWVRFAVWFVVGLVIYFAYSYRKSELAGR; encoded by the coding sequence ATGGCCCGGTTCCGTGCGGGTGAGGGTGTTCTCCGCCGCAAACCCATCGAGCACATCGAGGAGACGGAGGGCGGCGGGGGCCTGGTGCGCTCCCTGGGACTGTGGCAGCTGACCGCGATCGGTGTGGGCGGCATCATCGGGGCCGGCATCTTCACGCTGGCCGGGACGGTCGCCAACGGCACGGCGGGCCCCGCGGTCCTGATCTCCTTCCTCATCGCCGGTGTCGCGAGTGCCGCGGCCGCCCTGTCGTACGCCGAGTTCGCCGGGCTGATCCCGAAGGCCGGTTCCGCCTACACCTACGGCTACGCGGTCCTGGGCGAGCTGGTGGGCTGGTTCATCGGGTGGGACCTGCTCCTGGAGTACACGGCGATCGTGGCGGTGGTCGCGATCGGCATCTCGGGCTACTTCAGCTTCCTGGTCGGTGAGATGGGCGCCGACCTGCCGAACTGGATGCTGGGGGCGCCCGGCACCGGGGACGGTCACCGGGTCGACCTGTTCGCGGCCGTGCTGTGCCTGCTGATCGCGTACCTGCTGACGCTGGGCATCCGCAACGCGGCCCGCTTCGAGATGGTCGTGGTCGTGCTGAAGGTGCTGGTGGTGCTGCTGGTGATCGGGGTGGGCGTCTTCCACATCAACACCTCGAACTACCACCCGTTCTTCCCGTTCGGGGTGGGCGGCGCGTTCACGGGTGCGGCGACGGTGTTCTTCGCGGTCTTCGGCTACGACGCCATGTCGACGGCGGCCGAGGAGTCGAAGGACGCCCAGCGGCACATGCCGAAGGCGATCATCTACTCGCTGATCATCTCGATGGTGCTGTACGTCGCGGCGTGCCTGGTGCTGACCGGCATGCAGAACTACAAGAGCATCGACCCGGAGAGCGGCTTCTCGACGGCCTTCAAGTCGGTGGGGCTCGGCTCGCTGGCCGACGTCATCGCGGTGGGCGCCATCATCGGCATCCTGACCGTGATGTTCACGTTCATGCTGGGGGTGACCCGCGTGTGGTTCTCCATGTCGCGCGACGGGCTGCTGCCCAAGTGGTTCGCCAAGACGCACCCGACGCGGCACGTCCCGACCCGGGTCACCTGGATCGTCGGGTTCGCGTCGGCCGCGATCGCCGGGTTCCTGCCGATCGGCGAGGCGGCCGAGCTGACCAACATCGGCATTCTGCTGGCCTTCGTGGTGGTGTGCGCGGCGGTGATCGTGCTGCGCTACCGGCAGCCGGACCTGCCGCGCACCTTCCGTACGCCGTGGATGCCGTTCGTGCCCGCGCTGGGCATCGTGTTCTCGCTCTGGCTGATCACGTTCCTGCAGTGGCAGACCTGGGTGCGGTTCGCCGTGTGGTTCGTGGTCGGCCTGGTGATCTACTTCGCGTACTCGTACCGGAAGTCGGAGCTGGCGGGCCGTTAG